A region of the Mesotoga sp. BH458_6_3_2_1 genome:
TGGATGAATGCAATAAATGAATTTCTAAGTCTGGAAGACGCCGCTCAAGTTGTCGAGGTATATAGGGCCATGCTGGATTCTCATAATGCGGCTGTTCAGCATGCTCAAGAAGGTCTTATCCAGATGAAGGTTGACGAGGACTGGAAGCCCGTCGAGAGGAAGACTGTCCTTGCGTTACTCACAGGCGATTACAAAGAGCTCAAAGAGATTGCTAACCGTTCAATCAACAGTGAAGAGTCGCTTGCCGATTTCTATCTGAAGGTAGTTCAACCGGCAATGTATGAGATAGGCTACCTGTGGCAGATCGGTGAGATATCCGTTGCCGAGGAGCATCTTGCGACTTCTCTCATGAACAGACTTATGGCAAGCACCTACAGCATGATCGAGACCGTGCCTTCGCACCCCAGAAGAAAGGCAGTAGTACTCAGTTCGCAGAACGAGTACCATGAGCTTGGAGCAAGGATAATAGCCGATCTTCTTGAGTTGAGTGGCTGGAACGTCAGCTATCTCGGTGCCAACACGCCGGTATCCGAAGTCCTTAAGCATCTGAAGAAAAATCTGCCTATGTTGCTTGCCGTTTCCGTTACAATGTCCTTCAACCTGGATCTCACGAAAAAGCTTATTCAATCCGTCAGATATGATAGTGATTTCGAGGAAATGAAGATCATGGTTGGAGGTCTTGTAATCAACGAATCGGAGGACCTCTGGAAGAGGCTGGGAGCAGACGGAACTGCCGAATCGGCCGTTGAAGCTATCGAGCTTGCCAAAAAATGGTGGGAAGAACGTGAATGAGCTGAGAAAGGCTATCCTTTCTAGGAGAGATGATTTCTTTTCCGTTCTCGAGAGTCTATCTGGAGCTATTCTAATTCTCTTTGACAACGAAGGCAACATCCTCGATCACAGCCCTTCTCTGATTTCTCTAGTCGAGAGAAGTGATACTCTCGTAGGCGAGAACATATGCGATCTTGTGGTGGACAATTCCCAAGCTCTATTGAAGAGACATGGAGAGAAGCCTGTGAGAATCGGTCTTAACGATTCAAGATCGAACATTCATCTAGTGAGCGGATTTGTCATGCTGGTCGACGAGTCAAGGAGGCTGTTTCTGGGCGTGAAGATCGGCCTTTCGGCCGGAGACATTATGGAGAGCATGTCGAAAGTTACGGATGAGCTCGCATCGCTAACGAGAGAGTTAGGGCGGAAGAACAAAGAGCTTCAGGCTGCAAATAAAGAGATAGAAAGACTGATGAACTGCGATCCATTGACTGGATTGTCGAACAGGCGCGAGTTCATGAGCAGGCTCGATAAAGAGATAGAAAGCCTATGCTCGACCTGCAAACCTCTTTCAATAATTATGGCAGACATAGACGACTTCAAGAAAGTCAACGACACTAGAGGCCACCCTGAGGGTGACAGAGTTCTGCAGCAGTTTGCCGATATCCTAAACGAGATAATCTCACCAAGGCGGACTACTGTGAGATACGGCGGTGAGGAATTTATCGTAATGCTTCCCGAAACAACTTCGAAAGAGGCTACCGAGATTGCCGAACAGGTCAGAAAGAACTTCGAGGAAGAGACTGAGAAAAAGCTCGGATTTACAGTCACGGCCAGCTTCGGGGTCGCCACATTTAAACCTTCAGACACGAAATCAAGCATACTGAAGCGAGTTGACGATGCTCTTTACAGTGCAAAATCCGGTGGAAAGAACAGAGTCGTGCATTGAAATAGGTCACATCTGCTGACGAAGGCGAGTTTCCATTGAAAGAAGACGAAATGCTGACTCCGTCGGGAAGTGATGCTGCCTTTGGCAGAAAGCCTTCTCAGGTCCACCGTCAACGGTTCTCCGTCCTCCGAGTAGACCAAGAGCATAAGTGATACCGCTTTCAGCGGGAAGCATTCAGAAGCCAGTCAAAAGGCGAGAATCATCGCCGCCAGTGAAGGCTTCGCTTGCCGAGGCCAGTTCCGCTTCGCGGGGAAAGAGCAGCTGCAGATTGAAAGACACATTGCCACCTGTCGTGGACTCTTTAGCAAAGCGGTTTCAAAGAGTACACACCCCACCGCAAGCGATCCCCCCGCTCGAGCGGGGATTTAGGAGCCGGACTTCAAGATGATCAGCTTAACGCGGACGAAAACCAGGTTGTCAGTCAACGGTCCTCCGTGCTTCGAAGAACACAGTCGCAATTTGCCTGTTTCAAGCTGCAAGCATAAGAACCACTGTGAGCTTAAAAGTGGAGAACCCGCTGATCGCTGTGAAGACAACGCTGTCCGTCAATGGTTTTCCGAGAAGAGCCTGTCCTTCGATAAGATCAAAAAAACTAAAGAGGTCAGAGGTATGAGGGTAGACGTATGAAGATCAAGATCAAACATCCCATACCAACATCATGAACTATTATCAGCATCTTGTGTTCCGTAGCTCTTTTCGAACCCGCAACCCCGATCGTTTCAAAGCAAGATCCCGAAACAAGTTCGGGATGACTCTGAACAGGAGACCCCAAACAGGAGCCCTGAACAAGATCATTTCAGGACAGGCTCAGTGGGATGATAACTAACGGTTATTGCGAAAACGCCCAATTCCGTCATTCCGACAAAGCTCCTGGTCGGAATCTTAATGCTATTGATTCAAGGCTCCTCTTGGCGAACGGAGAACCGCTCAACGTTCAACCAGTTTCTCTTGCTCTTACGAACCCCCGACCTCCGACCCCCAACCACGGTTTCCCAAAAACCCAGATCCCGAAACAAGTTAAAGATGACCGAGTGATGTTCTTGCGAAACCCGTGTCGCGATAACGAAGCGAGAAGACCTCAAAAGGTCACTACCGGGATGAGTGTGCAAACTATGGTGAGTAGCTTGGACTGAAGCAACAAAGCTTAAGAAATGAGTTTGTCCTTGTTCTGTTAATAATGTCTGATTAGAGCAATTCAGGCGGGTTTAGAAATGATAAGAATGGTTTATTCTGAAATAATCCAGAATTGTGGTTTTTTGTTTTCTTTATGGCAAGTAGTAAAATGAAGACGTTCTTTTACTGCCTAATCCTTTGCTTTTCCTCATGAGGAAGAGACTCAGAGTTAGATTTCTGAACTTATGAATTTGTGAGATTTCACTTCACTTGAAATCTTTCGACGAGAGAACTTAATACCTTATAGAACCAGGAGGTGAAAGAATCTCTGTCAAATAAGACTAAGTAAAACCATTATCTGAAAGCTAAGTAGATTAGTTTTGCAAGTTGCAATCTAAGCTCTTGAACTCCCGCCTTGGAGCGAAGAGTGTTTGGATTTGCCTGTATGAGTTGATTTCTAGGAATCATTGGAAAGCCAACAATAAGAAAAAGAATTCATTAATAAGCAGAACGGAGGTATGCAAATGGCAATGGAAAACGCAAAATTTGAGGTTTATGTGGATACGAAGGGCGAGTATAGATTTAGACTAAAAGCACCAAACGGCGAGATAATCGCTGCCAGTGAGGGCTATACGAGTAAGCAGGCTTGTTTGAATGGTATCGACGCGGTCAAGAAGTATGCTCCTCATGCGGACGTGGAAGAGGTCTAGTTTGAGGATTAGATAGCTCTTTGAATTTCCAAGGCGGGAGGACTTTCCTGGAAGAATTTCGTACTTCGAGAGGTGTTTGCTACTTTGAATGGGAGTCTTAAGTTTTTCGAGGGACGACTAATAAGAAGCGACTGTCGGTATAAGTCTCTGAAGATTAGCAAACTCGTTCACATAAACGTGTGTCAGATAAGGCACACTTAGCTTAGAAAGAGTCTGGAACACACAGAAAGTTATCTCCGTTTAATTTTCAAAAGGTACGCGGTTGAAAACGCATTTCAAAACAAACACTCCCCACCGCTCAAGCGGGGAGTTAATATCAAGAGCAGAGAGATGAGTGAAGCGGTGTTTGTTTGATAATAATTGCTGATTCTGGAACTAAGGAAGAAGATGATGTGGGCAATGATGAGCCGTCAAAGCTGGCATTTAAGAGCGAAGATCGCGATTCTCGATTCTTGGGGTGTGAATGTTTCGCTTTCTCGTAGGCGAAGCGAATGTCAAAAAATGATCTTTGTCGTCTTATCTCGATTTTATCGGTTAATGTATCTTAAACTTTAAGCGGCTGACGGAGGACGCCCTTTCAAAGGTAAAGCGGTTCTTACATGTGAAATCGCAGTCCCGGAGGTCTGTTTGATCTCATAACCGAAATCGATCAATGCAACTGAATAACCGACCTATTATAACTAGATTGAAACCAAGGCGAGATTTTTTCTACAGAAGTGGTCTTTCTTGCTTGAAGTTGTGATAAAATCACGATAGTAGACGGAGTCAAGATTGTACCAGATACCTGTAAACAGGAGGGGTGATCATTATGTCAAGAATGGTATTGATGCTCGCCGGTGTGGTAGTCCTGGTTATGGCTCTTCTAGCCTCATTCAACATCGGAACCGTTGTAGAGCCCGTCTGGCACGTTATATTCAAATGGATCGGCGGTGCTATTATGGTCCTTGTCGCCTATATGGACAAGGGTAAGAAGACTTAGTCGAACTCTAAATATTTAGAGGCCCGGAGGATTCTCCGGGCTGTTTATTTGTGATATCTCGTTATGATTCCTTTCGTTTGAAGCTTCACTTTCTTATTTCAAGTTCTTTCAGTATCTCTAGCGCTTCTTGAAGCTCTACATTTGGCACATCATACTGGTCGCCACGGCGGTCTTCCTCTTCAACAAAGAACTCCGGTATTACATTGTGCCTGCGAATCAAATTCCGTTCCGAGACTGTGAGGCGCTACGACCGTTCTTTTTCTTCAAGTGCTTCGATTAATCCTCTGATTTCGGGGGAGTCGACTCCTGACTTTTCGATTGCCGAAAGGATCGCTCCGAAAGCAGGATTTGATCTCTGAACGCTACTAAGATCAGATATTCTGCAAAGCCTCTCTAGTTCTCTTTCAATAGTCTCAACGACTTTCATTCTAAGTGATCTGGAGACTTTTCGAAGCGAGTTAGAGATGATCTTCGCGGTTTCTGCTTTCAGAACGGGATTTATCAGCCATCCATTGTCCAGGACGGTCATGATGCGGCAGTCGTCCGAGTATAAAGGATCTTCGGATACAGCATACAGCAGCATACGCCAGAGGATAGGAGCCCTGGATCGCCTCCACCATTCGTAATAGAAGTCCCTGTCTTTGTTGTCGGTTTTTATCAAGTGAAGGATCGTATCACGTACGAGATCTATATAGATATGAAGCCATTCCGGGTTTGACTCCGGCTCGCTCTCTTCGATGGTCTTTCTCGCGCTGC
Encoded here:
- a CDS encoding GGDEF domain-containing protein, with protein sequence MNELRKAILSRRDDFFSVLESLSGAILILFDNEGNILDHSPSLISLVERSDTLVGENICDLVVDNSQALLKRHGEKPVRIGLNDSRSNIHLVSGFVMLVDESRRLFLGVKIGLSAGDIMESMSKVTDELASLTRELGRKNKELQAANKEIERLMNCDPLTGLSNRREFMSRLDKEIESLCSTCKPLSIIMADIDDFKKVNDTRGHPEGDRVLQQFADILNEIISPRRTTVRYGGEEFIVMLPETTSKEATEIAEQVRKNFEEETEKKLGFTVTASFGVATFKPSDTKSSILKRVDDALYSAKSGGKNRVVH
- a CDS encoding YegP family protein, which encodes MAMENAKFEVYVDTKGEYRFRLKAPNGEIIAASEGYTSKQACLNGIDAVKKYAPHADVEEV
- a CDS encoding B12-binding domain-containing protein encodes the protein MQRVSDDFGRNLSVSASAALEYESQGEKMLKRVNELMAAREDISELLGMNPLYIMYDNNSNHLRFISNVIKLNDYDLLAKTLPWVYKTYTSRNFSVDFFPEVLKAWMNAINEFLSLEDAAQVVEVYRAMLDSHNAAVQHAQEGLIQMKVDEDWKPVERKTVLALLTGDYKELKEIANRSINSEESLADFYLKVVQPAMYEIGYLWQIGEISVAEEHLATSLMNRLMASTYSMIETVPSHPRRKAVVLSSQNEYHELGARIIADLLELSGWNVSYLGANTPVSEVLKHLKKNLPMLLAVSVTMSFNLDLTKKLIQSVRYDSDFEEMKIMVGGLVINESEDLWKRLGADGTAESAVEAIELAKKWWEERE